From Rhodovastum atsumiense, a single genomic window includes:
- a CDS encoding metallophosphoesterase family protein — MSENMGLDPRNGDFEDDASSTKSRSMLSLAGSLLVEISLSRLLIAWLLLVVLPAVVLGAAPIIVSAWLASVTTKLGLVAVEAGALALLVALLAGGWFAGRRLLPLAERSVWSLLALVVQPVYVACREVLRHLAERVLPVHAGSGTRAALRRAVAAFAGVLVSVLGVAVILLAWPFLHLFGGIPPVASPGELAVMVLANALALTSAGLAVAALAWGLADAMMGQKQDLAAFDAAPEGARRWRVAHLSDLHVVGERYGFRIESGRAGPRGNDRFIALLARLAALHEAAPLDLVLVTGDITDAGRSAEWAEFQDALAAHPALAARMLIVPGNHDVNIVDRANPARLDLPTSPTPRLRQIRMLAAMAALQGGRVHSGEATLAQALAPHRDTLAGFATTGQRRLRRGVAELWDAVFPLVLPPAEPDGLGVLILNSNAATHFSFTNALGLVTARQARGIDRALARWPRAVWIVALHHHLVEYPAPASALSERIGTVLINGNWVLRRLRRHARRIVVMHGHRHIDWIGSCGGIRIVSAPSPVMAKGDGFYVHTLANDGAGHVALLRPERIMP; from the coding sequence ATGAGCGAGAACATGGGCCTCGATCCGCGCAACGGCGATTTCGAGGATGACGCGTCCTCAACCAAGAGTCGCTCGATGCTGTCGCTGGCCGGCAGCCTGCTTGTCGAGATCAGCCTCTCGCGTCTGCTGATCGCCTGGCTGCTGCTGGTCGTATTGCCGGCCGTGGTGCTGGGCGCCGCGCCGATCATCGTCTCGGCCTGGCTGGCCAGCGTCACGACGAAACTGGGACTGGTCGCGGTGGAGGCGGGCGCGCTCGCCTTGCTGGTGGCGCTGCTGGCCGGCGGCTGGTTCGCCGGCCGCAGGCTGTTGCCATTGGCCGAGCGCAGCGTCTGGTCGCTGCTCGCGCTGGTGGTGCAGCCGGTCTATGTCGCCTGCCGCGAAGTGCTGCGCCACCTCGCCGAACGGGTGCTGCCGGTCCATGCCGGAAGCGGCACGCGGGCGGCGCTGCGCCGGGCCGTCGCCGCCTTTGCCGGCGTTCTCGTCAGTGTGCTGGGCGTCGCGGTGATCCTGCTGGCCTGGCCGTTCCTGCATCTGTTCGGCGGCATCCCGCCTGTCGCATCCCCGGGCGAACTGGCCGTGATGGTGCTGGCGAACGCCCTGGCCCTGACCTCGGCCGGCCTGGCCGTGGCGGCGCTGGCCTGGGGGCTGGCCGATGCCATGATGGGGCAGAAGCAGGACCTCGCGGCCTTCGACGCCGCGCCCGAGGGAGCGCGGCGCTGGCGGGTCGCGCATCTGTCGGATCTGCATGTCGTCGGCGAGCGCTACGGATTCCGCATCGAGAGCGGGCGCGCCGGGCCACGCGGCAATGACCGCTTCATCGCGCTGCTGGCGCGGCTCGCGGCGCTGCACGAAGCGGCGCCGCTGGATCTGGTGCTGGTCACCGGCGACATCACCGATGCGGGGCGCTCGGCGGAATGGGCGGAGTTCCAGGACGCGCTGGCCGCGCATCCCGCCCTGGCGGCGCGCATGCTGATCGTGCCGGGCAATCATGACGTCAACATCGTCGATCGCGCCAATCCGGCCCGGCTCGACCTGCCGACCAGCCCGACCCCGCGCCTGCGCCAGATCCGCATGCTGGCGGCGATGGCGGCGCTGCAGGGCGGGCGCGTGCACAGCGGCGAGGCGACGCTGGCCCAGGCCCTGGCGCCGCATCGCGACACGCTGGCGGGGTTTGCCACGACCGGGCAGCGGCGGCTGCGCCGGGGCGTGGCGGAGCTGTGGGACGCGGTGTTTCCGCTGGTCCTGCCGCCGGCGGAGCCGGACGGGCTTGGCGTGCTGATCCTCAATTCCAACGCGGCGACGCATTTCTCCTTCACCAACGCGCTCGGGCTGGTCACGGCACGGCAGGCGCGCGGCATCGACCGGGCGCTCGCGCGCTGGCCGCGCGCGGTGTGGATCGTCGCCCTGCATCACCACCTCGTCGAATATCCAGCGCCTGCCTCGGCCCTTTCGGAGCGGATCGGCACGGTGCTGATCAACGGCAACTGGGTGCTGCGCCGCCTGCGCCGCCATGCACGGCGGATCGTGGTGATGCACGGGCACCGGCACATCGACTGGATCGGCAGTTGCGGCGGCATCCGCATCGTCTCGGCGCCCTCGCCGGTGATGGCCAAGGGGGATGGCTTCTACGTGCACACGCTGGCCAATGACGGCGCGGGCCATGTCGCGCTGCTGCGCCCCGAGCGCATCATGCCATGA